A single region of the Ornithorhynchus anatinus isolate Pmale09 chromosome 6, mOrnAna1.pri.v4, whole genome shotgun sequence genome encodes:
- the TMEM185A gene encoding transmembrane protein 185A codes for MNLRGLFQDFNPSKFLIYACLLLFSVLLALRLDGIIQWSYWAVFAPIWLWKLMVIVGASVGTGVWARNPQYRAEGETCVEFKAMLIAVGIHLLLLMFEVLVCDRIERGSHFWLLVFMPLFFVSPVSVAACVWGFRHDRSLELEILCSVNILQFIFIALRLDKIIHWPWLVVCVPLWILMSFLCLVVLYYIVWSVLFLRSMDVIAEQRRTHITMAISWMTIVVPLLTFEILLVHKLDGHNAFSCIPIFVPLWLSLITLMATTFGQKGGNHWWFGIRKDFCQFLLEIFPFLREYGNISYDLHHEDNEETEETPVPEPPKIAPMFRKKTRVVITQSPGKYVIPPPKLNIDMPD; via the exons ATGAATCTCCGGGGCCTCTTCCAGGACTTTAACCCCAG CAAATTTCTTATCTACGCCTGCCTGCTGCTGTTTTCTGTACTACTGGCTCTCCGTCTGGACGGCATAATTCAGTGGAGTTACTGGGCTGTCTTTGCTCCAATATGGCTGTGGAAACTAATGGTCATTGTTGGAGCTTCAGTTGGAACTGGAGTTTGGGCACGAAACCCCCAATATCG AGCAGAAGGAGAAACATGTGTGGAATTTAAAGCTATGTTAATTGCAGTAGGCATCCACTTACTACTGTTGATGTTTGAAGTTCTCGTCTGTGACCGGATTGAAAGAGGAAGCCATTTCTGGCTTTTGGTCTTCATGCCGTTGTTCTTCGTCTCTCCGGTGTCAGTTGCAGCTTGTGTGTGGGGGTTCCGACATGACAGGTCTCTAGAG TTAGAAATCCTGTGCTCTGTCAACATTCTGCAGTTTATATTCATTGCACTAAGACTGGACAAGATCATCCACTGGCCATGGCTT gTTGTTTGTGTTCCACTTtggattttaatgtcttttctgtgcctcgtagTACTGTACTACATAGTTTGGTCTGTGCTATTTTTGCGTTCTATGGATGTGATCGCCGAGCAAAGGAGGACACACATAACGATGGCCATCAGCTGGATGACAATTGTTGTTCCACTTCTTACATTTGAA ATACTACTTGTGCACAAATTGGATGGCCATAATGCTTTCTCATGTATACCTATATTTGTCCCACTTTGGCTTTCCTTGATAACTTTAATGGCTACCACTTTTGGACAGAAAGGAGGAAACCACT GGTGGTTTGGAATTCGCAAAGACTTCTGCCAGTTCCTGCTGGAAATTTTCCCATTTCTTAGGGAATATGGAAATATTTCATATGATCTGCATCATGAAGAtaacgaggaaactgaagaaacACCTGTTCCGGAACCTCCAAAAATCGCCCCTATGTTCCGAAAAAAGACTAGGGTAGTCATTACACAGAGTCCTGGAAAGTATGTCATCCCACCTCCCAAGTTAAATATAGATATGCCAGATTAA
- the LOC100081922 gene encoding heat shock transcription factor, Y-linked-like: MDEFELDSTSSENPDTSPRARTTDSETCGGSKLSPECEQTSAGDCDLRSVIEENVFQPLAEGPLVKKRRYIWPDGSDSNDFFAFTFPKKLWKIIESDQFQSIWWNNDGNSIVIDEELFKKEVLESKGPFRIFETDCMKSFIRQLNLYGFSKIRYEFQRSASLADFLAEEKAVSAMNKLQFYHNPNFKRGCPHLLVRLKRRVGIKNASPVSFSFFQEYPKTTENPNGQNVASPVEAIEKNVFSTSPNEEGQKSSVKFTLSKRQISATPQIRSGFSAPPATSVRPPEHSVSEQNATHNQLAPILLPQQSCLAQANARDIDSVTTSATSLYRVMPPVRSSPFGPVMGLPSFPPAYPELSSVQAHLASLLPFCNPWLSMHMLAAASAISMSRAPSHHHQTPSNYHCPNCNCSASNAPTPPPNGPPSSGE; encoded by the exons ATGGATGAATTTGAGTTGGACAGTACGTCATCAGAAAATCCGGATACTTCTCCTCGAGCCAGAACAACCGACTCAGAGACCTGTGGTGGTTCAAAACTTTCACCTGAGTGCGAGCAAACATCAGCCGGTGACTGTGATTTGAGATCTGTGATCGAAGAAAACGTCTTTCAGCCTTTGGCCGAAGGACCCTTGGTAAAAAAACGCCGGTATATTTGGCCTGATGGATCCGACAGTAATGACTTTTTCGCCTTCACCTTTCCAAAAAAACTTTGGAAGATAATCGAAAGTGATCAGTTTCAGTCAATTTGGTGGAATAATGATGGGAATTCTATAGTGATCGATGAGGAACTGTTTAAAAAAGAGgtattggaaagcaaaggcccTTTCAGAATTTTTGAAACAGACTGTATGAAAAGTTTCATCCGGCAACTTAATCTCTATGGATTTAGTAAAATACGATACGAGTTTCAGAGATCTGCCTCTCTCGCTGATTTTCTAGCGGAAGAAAAAGCAGTCTCCGCAATGAACAAG TTACAGTTCTATCACAATCCCAATTTTAAAAGAGGCTGTCCTCACCTGCTTGTAAGGCTGAAGAGAAGAGTAGGCATTAAGAACGCCTCTCCAGTTTCTTTCTCGTTCTTTCAAGAATACCCCAAGACCACCGAAAATCCAAACGGTCAGAACGTAGCTTCGCCAGTTGAGGCCATCGAGAAAAATGTGTTTTCTACATCACCGAATGAGGAGGGGCAAAAGTCTTCTGTGAAGTTTACCCTCAGCAAGCGACAAATCAGCGCCACTCCTCAAATAAGAAGTGGGTTTTCTGCGCCGCCGGCAACCTCAGTGAGACCACCGGAACACTCGGTCTCGGAGCAGAATGCGACCCATAACCAGCTGGCCCCCATTCTCCTACCCCAGCAAAGTTGCCTTGCTCAAGCTAATGCTCGTGATATAGACTCCGTGACAACATCCGCTACTTCCCTTTATCGTGTTATGCCTCCTGTACGAAGTAGTCCTTTTGGGCCTGTGATGGGGCTTCCATCTTTCCCACCCGCGTACCCGGAATTATCGTCTGTACAAGCTCATCTAGCCAGCCTGCTGCCATTCTGCAACCCGTGGTTGTCGATGCATATGCTGGCAGCTGCATCTGCCATCTCAATGTCAAGGGCTCCTTCCCATCATCACCAAACTCCATCCAACTACCACTGCCCTAACTGCAACTGTTCTGCAAGTAACGCTCCAACTCCACCCCCTAAtgggcctccctcctcaggcGAGTGA